The DNA sequence TCAACCTCAATGCTTTGTTAGGAATGCAACTGAATTTGACAATTTTATCATCTTGGAGCCAGTCCTACTATTAGAAGGGTCAGGCAGGTGACTGGAATGCTATGCCAGTAATATTCCGTGTCAGTGTCTGCCATTGAAGAGGTTTGGAAGTACAGGTGCATCTAGTTCTAGAATGAGAAAGATTTGGCAcaattttctttcccttcctacaACAATTTCCCTGACTGTGAATGCCATGCACTTTAATTGAGCAGGCATTGGTTCTTTTGCCTCTGACAGCAAAACTGCTTGGCTTAACTGTGCTTCTGGCTTGACACAGGCTCTATCTGATTTTGTCCAGGACCATTTCCATACTTGAGTTTTTAATTCCTCCCTCATTAGAGAAGTGAAACAAGGGCAGGAAGCAGTCTTCACTGCTTGGTTGCCTCACTTCCCATTCCCCCATTGGTCCTCCGCCCATAGAAATTTAATAACCAAAGAAGGGCCCCATGGCACTTGACAGCTACCTAGGGAGACATTTTGAATGAAGGGCATGAAATCAGTGAATAACCTCTtctaaggtaaaggcaaaggtttccccctgacattaagcctagtggtgtccaactctgggggttggtgctcatctccatttctaagccaaagagccggcattgtccatagacatctccaaggtcatgtggctggcatggctgcatggagtgcctttaccttcccgttggagcagtacctattgatctattcacatgtgcatgtttttgaattgctaggttgacagaagctggggctaatagcgggagctcaccccactccccggattcaaaccgccaacctttcagtcaacaagttcagcagctcagcgttttaacccactgcgccactgggagctccatatAACCCCTTGTACCTTCTCCAAAAATAGAATTCTATGCCTGTCAAGAGAAGACTTCTGCAGATTCCACAGACTGctaaaaaataataactacagtagGTCTTTGAACAAATCAAACCTAAATTCTCCCCAAAGTGGAAATGACTAAACTGAAGATGTCAAGGATATCATGAGACAATATAGCTCATtggaaaagacaacaatgcttggTTTGAGGCTTGACAATGAGTCAGAGACAGGTTAGGTACCCTTGATGTATGACTGACACAGAAATGTGTCCTGGACTGGACTTCTCAGCAGCTTTCCataccattgaccatgatatTGTTCCTCATCTCATTTATATAATGCAGCCCTTCTCAGAATACGAGGCAGAGAATTAGGGAAAAAAATCCTTAACAAACAGCAAAATTTGGGCAATGATGGAGAAGCACAGAGTTTTTATTATTCAGACCATCTTCTTCTGAACAGGTTGTACCTACTCTGATCTTTGCATAGGTGCTTTGCTTTCCTTTCTTCCAGCTAAAACTACAAAGGTGGGGCACAGCTTTCTCCTGTTTTTCATGGGAGGAGCGTGTGGCATTTGCAAAGGCATTCATTGAAAATAGTGGAATCTCTTCCTTGTCACAAATGAAGAGTGCCTGTAGAGATTTTAAAGGACTACTAATAACTCTTCTTCCACAAATACGTGGCATCAAGAGCAGTGATGGTGAAAGAAATTACATCTATGAAGGAAGAAGGATTACTTTTATTAAACCAAGACCTACCTGGCAATGGCACCCAATTGGCTTTTCAGAAGAGGAAATAGACTTCAATCCAGGTCAACGAGAGAGGAGAGGTTCGGTCATAAGGTAAAGATAATCAAGTCATTTGTTTTAGGTGATGAGAAGGAAATAGGCAAATACAGTTTCTAAGCCATGGAGACACTGCTGTTAAACcagattatataaaaatatacattatcAAGGTACAATGGAATTTCTTTAACTAGCACGCTGCAccacaagaaagaaaaaggggacaAGACCTCTGATTTTATCCTTATAAGAGAGTGCTCATAAAGCAACAAAGAAGATGGATAAATTTCGAATGATCTTCCAGTTCCTCCAATCCAACCAGGAATCATTCATGAATGGCATATGTGGCATTATGGCTCTTGCCAGCGCCCAAATGTATGTGGCTTTTGATTTCACCTGTCCTTGCCTACCAGGTTATAATCTAGCCTATGGGATGGGTATCCTGGTTGTGCCACCCCTAGTGTTGTTTTTACTGGGCTTTGTGATGAATAACAATGTCTCCATGTTGGCCGAAGAATGGAGAAGGCCCATAGGGAAGCGGCAGAAAGATCCATCCGTTTTGCGTTACATGTTCTGCTCCATGGCACAGCGGGCTATGATTGCCCCCGCTGTCTGGATTTCAGTCACTCTGTTGCATGGGGAATGCTTTATATGTGCCTTTAGCACCACTGTGCCCATAGAGAAGTTGGGAAACGACAGCTATATGCTCCTGCCTGAGAAAGAGATAAGGAAAATTCTGGCTCGGATACCCTGCAAAGACATTTACAATGGACAAGAACTTATTGCCAAAGAAGTCGCAACCAGGTATCTACGCTGTATCTCCCAGGTAAGAAAAAAACACGTTTTCAGGAGCAGGCTTAATGCAGTTTTCTCTAAGAAACCTCTGTATCTGTGGGACTTGTAAccccagtttcatttatccacatctgacatcTAAGCagtttctaggtccttcagcatgactccaTACTTTTGGAGCCAAAGTTCTTCATGCCAAGAGGATTCAAGCCTATCCATAATTTCATGTATCCACGCAACATCTGGGAACATATCCCCATTGATATAGGGATTGGACTGTACTTGTTTCTAGATAATGGAAGAGATTCTAGGTGGAAAAGATGTCTCAGCCAAGCTCATATTTGTTGTAAGCATTTTTCATTCAATGCAAGCACTCCAAATACTCCTGTCAAAGTAACAAAAAGTACAGCTCTTGTCCACA is a window from the Anolis carolinensis isolate JA03-04 chromosome 3, rAnoCar3.1.pri, whole genome shotgun sequence genome containing:
- the calhm1 gene encoding calcium homeostasis modulator protein 1; amino-acid sequence: MDKFRMIFQFLQSNQESFMNGICGIMALASAQMYVAFDFTCPCLPGYNLAYGMGILVVPPLVLFLLGFVMNNNVSMLAEEWRRPIGKRQKDPSVLRYMFCSMAQRAMIAPAVWISVTLLHGECFICAFSTTVPIEKLGNDSYMLLPEKEIRKILARIPCKDIYNGQELIAKEVATRYLRCISQAMGWSFVLLMTLLAFLVRSLRPCFTQAAFLKSKYWSHYIDIERKLFDETCTEHAKSFAKVCIQQFFEGMNKDLIMGHTHVPEKTPSEADDEKEKLRGIMDQGTMNKLLKNWHKCKPPLCLNQEVVQNGNCWTGEITRPHLPRREYVTYYSKV